The DNA region GTTCTCGGCGCCGTCCGCGCTTCGGAATCGGTCGGTATTCCGGCGACCAACGTGATCGGTGTCGGCATCGGTGGCGCGGAATCGGCGATCAACGAGTTCAAGAAGCCGGCAGCGACGGGCTTCTTCGGCACGGTCATCATCTCGCCGAAGCGTCACGGCTATGAGACGGCGCTCAACATGTACGACTGGATCGCCAAGGGCAAGGAGCCGGAAAAGCTGACCTTGACGGCAGGTTCGCTGGCGTTGCGCGGCGATTATGAGAAGGTCCGCAAGGAACTCGGCATCGAGTAATCATCGCCCGCGATAATGCATCTCCGGCGGCCGCTTGAGCGTGCCGCCGGAACCTTCGGTGGAGTGATGATGGCTTTTCTCGAATTCAAACATATCTCAAAGGGCTATCCCGGCGTACAGGCGCTGTCGGACGTTTCTTTCTCAGTCGAGAAGGGCGCCGTCCACGGCCTAATGGGTGAGAACGGCGCGGGCAAATCGACGCTGATTCGTGTGCTGTCGGGCGATCAGGCCGCCAATGCCGGCAGCATTCTCATCGATGGCGCAGAACAGAAATATGTCTCGGTGCGCGACGCCCTCCATGCCGGCGTCATCGTCATCCATCAGGAACTGCAGCTCGTTCCGGAGCTGACGGTGGCCGAAAATCTCTGGCTTGGCCGCTTTCCCGGCAAGGGCGGAGTGATTGATGCCAAAACCCTGATCGAGACGGTGCGGTCGAAACTCGAAGAGATCGGCATCGATGTCGATCCGTCGGCCAAGGTCGCTTCGCTTTCGATCGGCGCGCGGCAGATGGTCGAGATTGCCAAGGCGGTCATGTTCGAGGCGCGGGTCATCGCGCTCGACGAGCCCACCTCATCGCTTTCCTCGCGTGAAAGCGAAATCCTGTTTTCACTCATCGACAGGTTGAAGGCGAAGGGAACGGTCATTCTCTATGTTTCGCATCGCCTCGACGAGATTTTTCGGCTTTGCGACAGCCTGACCGTGCTGCGCGACGGCAGGCTTGCCGCCCATCATGCCCAGATCGCGAAGACGACGCGCGAGCAGATCATTGCCGAAATGGTCGGGCGCAAGATCAGCAATGTCTGGGGATGGCGTGAGCGCCCGCTCGGCGGCGTCAGGCTTGAGGTCAAGGGCCTGTCGGGACCGAGGCTGCGCAATCCAATCAGTTTTTCGGTCCGCCAGGGTGAGATTCTCGGCTTCTTCGGGCTGGTCGGCGCCGGCCGCAGCGAGATGGCGCGGCTGCTTTACGGCGCCGACCACAGGCATCGGGGCGAGGTAACGATCGACGGTATTGCCGTTTCGCCGAACGATCCGACGACGGCGATCCGGGCCGGCATGGTGCTCTGCCCGGAGGACCGCAAGTTCGACGGCATCGTCCAGGGCCGATCGATCGAAGAGAATATCGCGATCTCGTCGCGCCGGCATTTCTCGCCCTTCGGCATATTGAACCCGAAGAAGGAGGCGGCGCTGGCCGATCAGTTCATCGCCCGGCTGCGGGTGCGCACGCCGTCGCGCAAGCAGGACATCATCAACTTGTCCGGTGGCAACCAGCAGAAAGTCATCCTTGGCCGCTGGCTCTCCGAGCAGGGTATCAAGGTTCTCGTGATCGACGAACCGACGCGCGGCATCGATGTCGGGGCGAAGTCGGAAATCTATGAAATCCTTTATGAGCTGGCGGCCGGCGGCATGGCGATCGTCGTGATCTCAAGCGAGCTGCCCGAGGTCATGGGCATCTCCGATCGCATCATGGTGATGTGTCAGGGCAGGGTGGCGGCCAATGTTGCCCGCCCGGATTTCGACGAGCGCAGCATCCTGTCGGCGGCACTCCCCGACAAGAACGCCGCAGGCATCATTTAAGACTGGGAACACGGACGATGACTTCGTTGAAAAAAGTCCTTCTCGGCGAACAGGGACTGGTGGTGATCTTCGCCGCCGCCTTCGTGATCGTCTCGCTCTTCGTTCCGAATTTCCTGACCGAGCGAAACATGCTTGGGCTGCTGCAATCGGTCGTCACGATCGGCATCGTCGCCTGCACGATGATGTTCTGCCTAGCCTCCCGCGATTTCGATCTTTCGGTGGGATCGATCGTCGCTTTCTCCGGCATGGCCGCAGTAATGGTCTCGAACGCGACGGGCTCCATTCCCGTCGGGTTGCTGGCAGCCCTGCTCTGCGGCGCCGTCGTCGGTTTCGTCAACGGCATCGTCATCGCCCGGTTCCGCATCAATGCGCTGATCACGACGCTTGCGACCATGCAGATCGTGCGCGGGCTGGCGCTGATCGCCTCGGACGGCCGCGCCGTCGGCATCAACGATCCGGCTTTCTACCAGCTTGCGCTATCGCGATTCCTGACCGTGCCGATGCCGATCTGGATCATGCTGATCCTTTTCCTCCTCTTCGGCTTCGTGCTCAACCGCACCGTTTTCGGAAAGAACACGCTGGCGATCGGCGGCAATCCCGAGGCGTCGCGGCTTGCCGGCGTCAATGTCGTCACCATGCGCGTCTGGATCTTTGCACTGCAGGGTCTCGTCTGCGGAATTGCCGGCATTCTGCTTGCTTCGCGCATCACTTCCGGCCAGCCGAACGCGGCGACGGGGCTCGAGCTCTCGGTGATCTCGGCCTGCGTCCTCGGCGGCGTTTCGCTCGCCGGCGGCCGGGCGACAATGAGCGGTGTTATCGTCGGGGTGCTGATCATGGGCATTGCCGAAAACGTTATGAACCTCCTGAATATTCAGGCATTCTATCAGTATGTCGTGCGCGGGCTGATCCTGCTGATCGCCGTGCTGCTCGACAATCTCAGGTCTTCGGCAACGGGGCGGCGCGGATGAGCAAAGGGCATGGCGGGGACAGCATCGATCTGAGCCACGGCGATCTCTCCGTGAGGATCAGCCGCCAGGGCGCGGCCGTCACTGCCGCAACATTCCGGGGCAAGCCTTTCCTCGTTTCGACAGGTGGCCCGGATGGGACCTTTGCGAGTTTTCCTCTGGTCCCGTTCGGCAATCGCGTGGAAGGCAATGCCATGTCCTTCGGCGGATGCGACTATGCCTTCCAGCGAAATTGCCACGACCCGCTCTACCTGCATGGCGATGGCTGGATCAGCCCATGGCAGGTGGAAGAATCGAGTTCCAAGCACGCGCAGCTCTGCTTTTCGCGTGATGCCGACCGGGTCTCGCCCTATGCCTATCTTAGTCGGCAAGAGATCCGTCTCAGCGGCAATCGGCTGGCGCTGACGCTCTCGGTGGAGAACAGGGGAGAGGCGGTCCTGCCCTTCGGGCTGGGGCAGCATCCCTTCTTCACACGGACGCCGGAAACACGGTTGACCATCGCAGCCGACCGCTTCTGGAGCGAACGGTCGGACCATCTCCCTGATGCACCCGGCCCGGTACCCGCTGAATTCAATTTCACGTCCGGTGCGCCGTTGCCGCGGCAATGGATGAACAACGCTTTCGAGGGATGGAACGGACGGGCAGCCATCACCTGGCCGGAACTTGGAATCCAGGCGGCGCTGGAAGCCGATGGTGCACTCAATCGCTTCATGCTGTACCTGCGGCTCGACCGGACAGATTTCTTCTGCCTGGAACCGATGAGTCACCTGCCGAATGGGCATCATCTGCCGGATTTCGGAGGGCTCAAGCCTCTTGAGCCAGGCGAGGTTCTTTCAGGCAGGGTCACGATCGATCTGTCGGCGCTGCCGGGTCAGCCGGAGGGAAGATAGATGGGCGATCGCCTGCAGGGCAAAAATATTCTGATCACCGGCGCTGCGCAGGGCATCGGCCTTGCGATCGCCAAGGCTTTCCTCAGGGAAAATGCTGCGGTTTATCTCGTCGATCGCGATGGAGCGCTGCTGGCGCAGGTAGCGGGAGTGCTTGCAAGCACAGGCGGCCAGGTTGGTTATCTGCCGGCCGATATTACCGATGCCGGAACGATCACGAGAGCGGTTGCTCAGGCGAACGACGAGATCGGCCCATTGAATGGGCTCGTCAACAATGCCGGCGTCAATGTCTTTGCCGAACCGCTCCACACGACCGACGAGGAGTGGAGCCGCTGCTTCGATATCAATCTGAAGGGAGCCTGGAATTGCTGCAAGGCGGTGCTGCCCGGGTTTATCGAGCGCGGCGGCGGCGTCATCCTCAACATCGCCTCCACGCACGCCTTCACGATCATTCCGCACACGTTTCCCTATCCGCTGGCGAAACATGCGCTGCTCGGCATGACGAAATCCCTGGGCCTGGAGTACGCGCCCCGCAATATCCGGGTCAACGCGCTGGCGCCGGGCTATGTCTCGACGCAGAAGGTGATCGACTACTGGAACAGCTTCCCCGATCCGGAGGCCGCCAAGGCCGAGACAATGGAGCTGCATCCGGCCGGGCGGATCGCAACTCCGGAAGAGATCGCTATGGCGGCAGTGTTCATGATCTCCGACGAATGCCCGTTCATGAACGCCACCTGCCTGACGATCGACGGCGGTCTCAGCGTGCAGCAGCATCCCGCCTGAAAGGCTTTCTATTCCGCCGATTTTTACGAGCCTGTCGTCTTCTCAGGATAGAGCGTTATATTGTCCGGCGGGAGCCTATCCATCTCCCTCAGGCATGGAGCGGCGCCCTGCCGCTTCCTCAAAACCATCGAAACAGGAGGACGGCATGCAGATCAATCGCACGGCTTCGGCTCATTGGAGCGGCGGCCTCAAGGACGGCAAGGGCCTGATCTCGACCCAGAGCGGCGCCCTGACAGACTATCCCTACGGCTTTGCCAGCCGCTTCGAAGGCATTCCCGGCACCAACCCGGAAGAGCTGATTGGTGCTGCCCATGCCGGCTGCTTCACCATGGCGCTGTCGCTCATCCTCGGCGAAGCCGGTTTCACCGCCGAGCATATGGAAACCTCGGCCAAGGTGACGCTCGAAAGCGTCGAGGGTGGCTTCGCCGTCACTGCCATCCATCTCTCACTTTCCGGCCGCATTCCCGGTGCCGACGAGGCGACCTTCACCGAACTCGCCAACAAGGCGAAAGCCGGCTGCCCGATTTCCAAGGCGCTCGCCGCCGTTCCGATCACGCTCGACGTCAAGCTCGCCTGATTATTTGCTGCCGCCGAGGAAGTGCCGCGCGTCTGACGTCGCGGCACTTTCCAATTGGCCGACGCTCATCGTCACATCGTTTCGAAATTCATCACGCTCAGCCGCTCGCGCCACGCAGGCGGCATTGACAAATGACGCATGATATTTTACGACTGACGAAATTCGAAAATCGTCAGTCGTAACTCGAGGTACCAAAACTCATGAACGACATCGCGGAAAATACGCTCGACGTCACGCGGCAGGAGAATGTCACGCGCATTCTCGACGCGGCCGAGCGGCTGTTCCGCCACTACGGCTACAGCAAGACGACGGTGGCCGACATCGCTCGCGATCTCGGCATGTCGCCGGCCAATATTTATCGTTTCTTCGCTTCGAAGGTGGAGATCCATCAGGCGCTCTGCGGACGCATGCTCGCCACCTGCTATCAGCTCGCCTACGACATCCGCCACCAGCCGCTCAGCGCCAGCGAACGCCTGCGCCTTTATGTCGAGACCCAGTATCAATGGACTATGGATACGATGCTCGACGAGATGAAGGTGCATGAGATGATCGTGGTCGCGATCGAGCGCGACTGGCATGTCATCGAGAAACATATCGATCGCGTCCATGATCTCATCGCCGAGATCATCGCCGAAGGCATCGCAGCCGGCGAGTTCGCCGAGCAGGACCCGGTCGTCGCCTCACGGTGTTTCGGCGCGGCGACGATCAATCTCTGTCATCCGCAGATGGTGGCGCAATGTCTTGCGAAAACCAACCGCGCAAGCGTCGACGAACTGATCGACTACGTCATCAGGGCGCTCAAGAAATAACCGACGGCAGCCGCCGTCGATCCCCCGAAACATTCCAGGAGTGCGGAAGATGTTTTCGCTCAAGATCCTCAGCAATCGCATGCCGTCCGTCGCGAGCCTCGCGCTCGTCGGCGCCGTCGGGATCGGCGTTTCCGCCTGCTCGGAAGAAAAAGCTGAGGTCAAGGAAGTCATCCGGCCGGTGAAGGTCGTGGAGATCGCCAAGGCCGACGATACCCGCAAGCTCGATTATTCGGGGTCGGTCAAGGCGCGGACGGAAATGAACCTCGGCTTCCGGGTGGCGGGCAAGATCACGGAGCGTCTCGTCGATATTGGTGACCGGGTGACGCCCGGCGACGTTCTCGCCCGCGTCGACGCCACGGACTACCAGCTCGCGGTCAAGACGGCAGAGGCCAATCTCGCCGCGGCCGAAAGGGGCGTCGAAACCGCCGATCTCGCCAACAAGCGCGCCGAGCAGCTGTTCGACAAGAGCGTCGCCCCGAAGTCGCAGCTCGAGCAGGCCGCGCTCAGCCATGATCAGGCGATCTCGCAGCGCGATGCAGCGCTCGCGGCGCTGGGCCAGGCGAAGAATCAGGTGAGCTATACCGATCTCAAGGCGGGGCAGAATGGCATCGTGACATCGATCAATGCCGATATCGGCCAGGTCGTCGGCTCCGGCAGCCCCGTCGTCACCGTTGCCGTCGAAGGCGAGAAGGAAGTGCAGATCGCGGTTCCGGAAAACGACATTGCCGAATTCAAGCCCGGCAAGACGGTCAAGGCCCGCTTCTGGGCGGATGACAAGCTGGTGCTCGACGGCAAGGTGCGGGAGGTTTCCGGCAGCGCCGACCAGCAGTCGCGCACCTTTGCCGTTCGCGTGAGCCTGCCGAACGATCCTCGCGTGTTGCTCGGCATGACCGCGACGATCGAAACCGACGTCAACAACGATAACAGCTATGTCTCGATCCCGCTTACCGCGCTGGCCGAGAAGCACGGCAAGCAAATGGTCTGGACGGTCGACCGCGACACGGCGACGGTACATGGCCGCGATATCAAGGTCGCCGATTTCACCGGCGATGGCGTGCATGTGACCGAGGGCCTCGATAGCGGCGATCTCGTCGTTGCCGCCGGCACCCAGTTCATGAGTGAGAACCTGAAGGTGAAGGTGCCGGAGCAGCAATCGGCCTCGGCCGATACCGACCAGACCGTGCGTTGATCGCGCAATTAAAGCAATTTGAGCATGATGTTCCCGAAAACCGCTGACACTTTTCGGCATCATGCTCCAAAGGAAACATGACCATGGACGCCAACACCGAAAAGCGGCCCTTCAATCTGTCGCGCTGGGCGATCGGGCATCCAAGCATCGCCCGCTTCCTCTTCGGGCTGATCATCATCACCGGCGTGCTCGGCCTGATGCGCATGGGCCAGCGCGAAGATCCGGAATTCACTTTCCGCGTCATGGTCGTGCAGGCAATCTGGCCGGGCGCTTCCATTCAGGAAATGGAAGATCAGGTCGTCAACAAGATCGAACGCAAGCTGCAGGAGACGCCGCATATCGACTGGGTCAAGTCCTATACGCGGGCGGGCAGTGCGATCATCACCCTGCAGGTCAAGGGCGACACCAATTCACAGGAGGTGGCGGATGCCTTCTACCAGGTGCGCAAGAAGGTCGGCGACATTTCCAGCGAACTGCCGCAGGGCCTGCTCGGTCCCTATTTCAACGACGAGTTCGGCGATACCTTCATCACGCTGCATTCGATCAGCGGCGAGGGTTATTCCTATCCGGAACTGAAGAAATTCGCGATCCAGGCGCGCGACATGCTGCTGACGACACCGGGCGTCGAGAAGGCCGTCATCATCGGCGACCAGCCTGAGAAGATCTATATCGACGTTTCGTCCAAGGCGCTTGCCGAGCGCGGCCTGACGGTCCTCGACCTGCAGAACGCCATCAAGGGCCAGAACAATGTCGATCCGGCAGGCTCGGTCGATACCGGTCTGCGCTCGGTGCGCATTTCAGTCGAAGGCGACATGAAGAAGGTGGCCGATATCCGCGAGCTGCGCCTTCGCGCAGGCGGCCAGGTGACCCGCCTCGGCGATATCGCCACCGTCAGTTCCGGGCTCGAGGATCCCTACCAGCGCAAATACCGGTTCAATGGCCATGACAGCGTTCAGGTCGGCGTCGTCATGGCCAAGGGCTTCAACGTCACCGATGTCGGCAAGGGCGTGGAGGCGACCTATCAGCGCTTCGAGGAAGCTCTGCCTTACGGCGTCGCGGTCGACCAGATCGCCAACCAGCCCGACGTCGTGACGGACGCGGTCAGCGAATTCATGCATGCGCTCGGCGAAGCGCTTGTCATCGTGCTCGTCGTCTCGTTCCTGTCGATCGGCTGGCGCTCCGGCCTCGTCATCGCCATCGCCATTCCGCTGGTGCTCGCCGCCACTTTCGCACTGATGTACGAACTCGGCATCGACCTGCAGCGCATCTCGCTCGGCGCGCTGATCATCGCGCTCGGCCTGCTCGTCGACGATGCGATGATTGTCGTCGAAATGATGGAGCGAAAGCTGGAGGAGGGGCTGGTCAAACTCGAGGCGGCAAGCTTTGCCTATTCCTCGACGGCCTTCCCGATGCTGACCGGTACGTTGATCACGACGGCCGGCTTCATTCCCGTCGGTTTCGCCGCATCGACGGCCGGCGAATATGTGCGTTCGCTGTTTTATGTCGTCGGCATCGCGCTTGTTACCTCGTGGTTCGTCGCGGTCTATTTCACGCCATGGCTCGGCTACATGATCCTCAAGCAGCGCCATCACGCCGGCGAGCACCGCGATGCTTTCGACACGAGCTTCTACCGCCGTCTGCGCGGCACGGTCGGCTGGGCGGTTCGCCATCGGGTGATCGTGCTGCTGTTGACGCTCGGCACCTTCGTCACCAGCCTCTGGGCATTCCAGTTCATTCCGCAGAATTTCTTCCCGCAGTCGTCGCGGCCTGAGATTCTCGTCGATCTGTGGCTGCCCGAGGGCACCAGCATCAAAGAAGTCGAGGTGCAGGCAAAGGCGCTCGAAGCGAAGATGATGGATGATCCCGACAAGCGGTTCATCGCCACCTATATCGGCGAAGGCGCACCGCGTTTCTTCCTGCCGCTCGATCAGCAGTTGCGCAATCCGAATTTCGCCCAGCTGCTGGTCATGGCGAAGGACGAGCCGGCGCGCGAACGCTTGATCGTCAAGCTGCGCACCATTCTTGCCGAAGACTTCCCATCGATCCGCGGCAAGGTCGACCGCCTCTTCCTCGGCCCGCCCACCGGCTGGCCGGTGCAGATGCGCATCATGGGGCCTGATCGTCAGGAAGTGCGAGCGATCGCCGATCAGGTGAAGGCGCGCTTTACGGCCAATCCGATGCTCGGCGCCATTCACGACGACTGGCTGGAACCGGTGCCGGCGATGAAGCTGGTGATCGACCAGGATCGTGCCCGGGCGCTGGGCGTGACCTCGCAGCGCGTGCGCCAGATGCTGCAGACCGCCATGTCCGGGGCGCCGCTCGATGATTTCCGTGATGGCGAGGAGACGGTCTCGATCGTCGCCCGCGAGCCGGACGCCAGCCGCTCGCTGCTGTCGGCGGTGAATTCCGTCTATGTCCCGACCGATTTCGGTGGCTTCGTGCCAGTCTCGCAGGTCGCCAAGGTCGTGCCCGTCATGGAGCAGGGCATCGAATGGCGGCGCGACCGGCTGCCGACGATCACGGTGCGCGCGACGCTGCCGGATGGCGTGCAGCCGAACGACGTCGTCATGAAGATGTATGCCGACATGAAGGACCTGCGCGACAGCCTGCCGGCCGGTTACAACGTCGAGATCCAGGGCGGCGCCGAGGATGCGGCGGAAAGCCAGATGTCGATCGCCGCAAAGGCGCCGATCATGCTTGCCGTCATCATCGTGCTGCTGATGGTGCAGCTGCAGCATTTCGGCAAGGCGATGCTGGTGCTTGCCACCGGTCCGCTCGGCATCATCGGGGCTGCGGCCGCCCTGCTGATCAGCGGCGCGCCCTTCGGCTTCGTGGCGATCCTGGGCGTCATTGCGCTGCTCGGCATCATCATGCGCAACTCGATCATCCTGGTCGACCAGATCGACCAGGATATCAAGGCCGGCATGCACCGGCAGGAGGCGATCGTCGGGGCTGCCGTGCGTCGTTTCCGGCCGATCATGCTGACGGCGCTGACGGCTGTGCTGGCGCTGATCCCGATCTCGCGCGGCGTCTTCTGGGGTCCGCTCGCCTTCGCCATGATGGGCGGCATCCTGGTCGCGACAGTGCTCACCATTCTGGTTCTGCCGGCCGGTTACGCTCTTTTCTTCGGCCGCGAGCCGAAGGCAAAGGACGAGCCAGGCCGGGATGCCGACGCCATCCAGGAAGAGGCGGATGACAGACATCCGCCGGCGTTGGCAGCCGAGTGAGGACGGCGCGGCGAAAGCCGCGCCGTTTTCCTTGCAGGTCACACTCTCACGGTTCTCATCACTGCCCGCTTCGTCTCGACTCGCGCCGATTCCATTGCCGTCTCGAAAAAGCTAAGCTTTTGAAAGCATGCCGGGGCGCGAGCCGTAATCCCGGCCGTCCATTGACAGGGGAGGCGCGACCATGGCCGATTATCGTCTGGAAACAAGCTGGCACCCGGTCGAAGGCAGTTTCGGGCGCTTGATCTTCACTCTCTTCAATCTTTCAGCCGAGCCTCTCTCCGGCTTCTCGCTCGCCTATACGTCGGAGACGCGGGTTGCCGACAAATATGTCTGCGATGGCGGCAGCCTGGAGCGACAGCTCGCGCATTTCCATGAATTCCGCCCGCCCGAGGGACTGAGCGTGCCGCCGGGCGCCCACTGGCGGTTCACCGTCGAGGGGCTGACCCGAGAACCGAAACATGTGACATCAGGGGTCAAATCGGCCTATCTGACACTTGGCGACGGGCGCCATGTTCCTGTCGGTTTCGGCGATCTCCTTCTCGAAGGCCGGGATGGCGGCATTGCGCCGCCGCTTCTGCCGCCGGGCCGGGTGGAGGAACCGTATTCGCTGCTGCCCTGGCCGCTGGCGCTCGCGCTGAAGGCGGGGGAACTGCCGGTCGTCCTTTATCCGGCCGAGAGCACGCGACCCGACGCGGTCAAGGCGTTGTCCCTGGTTCTTTCGCTTTACCAGCGGCTCTATCCGGCCAAAAACGTGCCGTTCTCGCTCTGCGGCGTAAAGGGCGGGCGCGCTATTCGTTTCGTTACCGAATCATCGATCGCTGCGTTCGCCTATGAAATACGATTTACCACGCATGAGGTCGTGCTCTCCAGCGCGGATGCGACGGGTCGACACAGTGGCCTGATCAGTCTGGCGCAACTCATGCACGGCGCGCGTGCCGATCGGGAGAGCTTCAGATTTCCGAATTTCGGCACGATCGCCGACCAGCCGCGTTATGACTGGCGCGGCTGCCATCT from Rhizobium sp. NLR16a includes:
- the araG gene encoding L-arabinose ABC transporter ATP-binding protein AraG; amino-acid sequence: MAFLEFKHISKGYPGVQALSDVSFSVEKGAVHGLMGENGAGKSTLIRVLSGDQAANAGSILIDGAEQKYVSVRDALHAGVIVIHQELQLVPELTVAENLWLGRFPGKGGVIDAKTLIETVRSKLEEIGIDVDPSAKVASLSIGARQMVEIAKAVMFEARVIALDEPTSSLSSRESEILFSLIDRLKAKGTVILYVSHRLDEIFRLCDSLTVLRDGRLAAHHAQIAKTTREQIIAEMVGRKISNVWGWRERPLGGVRLEVKGLSGPRLRNPISFSVRQGEILGFFGLVGAGRSEMARLLYGADHRHRGEVTIDGIAVSPNDPTTAIRAGMVLCPEDRKFDGIVQGRSIEENIAISSRRHFSPFGILNPKKEAALADQFIARLRVRTPSRKQDIINLSGGNQQKVILGRWLSEQGIKVLVIDEPTRGIDVGAKSEIYEILYELAAGGMAIVVISSELPEVMGISDRIMVMCQGRVAANVARPDFDERSILSAALPDKNAAGII
- the araH gene encoding L-arabinose ABC transporter permease AraH is translated as MTSLKKVLLGEQGLVVIFAAAFVIVSLFVPNFLTERNMLGLLQSVVTIGIVACTMMFCLASRDFDLSVGSIVAFSGMAAVMVSNATGSIPVGLLAALLCGAVVGFVNGIVIARFRINALITTLATMQIVRGLALIASDGRAVGINDPAFYQLALSRFLTVPMPIWIMLILFLLFGFVLNRTVFGKNTLAIGGNPEASRLAGVNVVTMRVWIFALQGLVCGIAGILLASRITSGQPNAATGLELSVISACVLGGVSLAGGRATMSGVIVGVLIMGIAENVMNLLNIQAFYQYVVRGLILLIAVLLDNLRSSATGRRG
- a CDS encoding aldose 1-epimerase; protein product: MSKGHGGDSIDLSHGDLSVRISRQGAAVTAATFRGKPFLVSTGGPDGTFASFPLVPFGNRVEGNAMSFGGCDYAFQRNCHDPLYLHGDGWISPWQVEESSSKHAQLCFSRDADRVSPYAYLSRQEIRLSGNRLALTLSVENRGEAVLPFGLGQHPFFTRTPETRLTIAADRFWSERSDHLPDAPGPVPAEFNFTSGAPLPRQWMNNAFEGWNGRAAITWPELGIQAALEADGALNRFMLYLRLDRTDFFCLEPMSHLPNGHHLPDFGGLKPLEPGEVLSGRVTIDLSALPGQPEGR
- a CDS encoding SDR family oxidoreductase; the encoded protein is MGDRLQGKNILITGAAQGIGLAIAKAFLRENAAVYLVDRDGALLAQVAGVLASTGGQVGYLPADITDAGTITRAVAQANDEIGPLNGLVNNAGVNVFAEPLHTTDEEWSRCFDINLKGAWNCCKAVLPGFIERGGGVILNIASTHAFTIIPHTFPYPLAKHALLGMTKSLGLEYAPRNIRVNALAPGYVSTQKVIDYWNSFPDPEAAKAETMELHPAGRIATPEEIAMAAVFMISDECPFMNATCLTIDGGLSVQQHPA
- a CDS encoding OsmC family protein, whose amino-acid sequence is MQINRTASAHWSGGLKDGKGLISTQSGALTDYPYGFASRFEGIPGTNPEELIGAAHAGCFTMALSLILGEAGFTAEHMETSAKVTLESVEGGFAVTAIHLSLSGRIPGADEATFTELANKAKAGCPISKALAAVPITLDVKLA
- a CDS encoding TetR family transcriptional regulator, which produces MNDIAENTLDVTRQENVTRILDAAERLFRHYGYSKTTVADIARDLGMSPANIYRFFASKVEIHQALCGRMLATCYQLAYDIRHQPLSASERLRLYVETQYQWTMDTMLDEMKVHEMIVVAIERDWHVIEKHIDRVHDLIAEIIAEGIAAGEFAEQDPVVASRCFGAATINLCHPQMVAQCLAKTNRASVDELIDYVIRALKK
- a CDS encoding efflux RND transporter periplasmic adaptor subunit; this encodes MFSLKILSNRMPSVASLALVGAVGIGVSACSEEKAEVKEVIRPVKVVEIAKADDTRKLDYSGSVKARTEMNLGFRVAGKITERLVDIGDRVTPGDVLARVDATDYQLAVKTAEANLAAAERGVETADLANKRAEQLFDKSVAPKSQLEQAALSHDQAISQRDAALAALGQAKNQVSYTDLKAGQNGIVTSINADIGQVVGSGSPVVTVAVEGEKEVQIAVPENDIAEFKPGKTVKARFWADDKLVLDGKVREVSGSADQQSRTFAVRVSLPNDPRVLLGMTATIETDVNNDNSYVSIPLTALAEKHGKQMVWTVDRDTATVHGRDIKVADFTGDGVHVTEGLDSGDLVVAAGTQFMSENLKVKVPEQQSASADTDQTVR
- a CDS encoding efflux RND transporter permease subunit; this translates as MDANTEKRPFNLSRWAIGHPSIARFLFGLIIITGVLGLMRMGQREDPEFTFRVMVVQAIWPGASIQEMEDQVVNKIERKLQETPHIDWVKSYTRAGSAIITLQVKGDTNSQEVADAFYQVRKKVGDISSELPQGLLGPYFNDEFGDTFITLHSISGEGYSYPELKKFAIQARDMLLTTPGVEKAVIIGDQPEKIYIDVSSKALAERGLTVLDLQNAIKGQNNVDPAGSVDTGLRSVRISVEGDMKKVADIRELRLRAGGQVTRLGDIATVSSGLEDPYQRKYRFNGHDSVQVGVVMAKGFNVTDVGKGVEATYQRFEEALPYGVAVDQIANQPDVVTDAVSEFMHALGEALVIVLVVSFLSIGWRSGLVIAIAIPLVLAATFALMYELGIDLQRISLGALIIALGLLVDDAMIVVEMMERKLEEGLVKLEAASFAYSSTAFPMLTGTLITTAGFIPVGFAASTAGEYVRSLFYVVGIALVTSWFVAVYFTPWLGYMILKQRHHAGEHRDAFDTSFYRRLRGTVGWAVRHRVIVLLLTLGTFVTSLWAFQFIPQNFFPQSSRPEILVDLWLPEGTSIKEVEVQAKALEAKMMDDPDKRFIATYIGEGAPRFFLPLDQQLRNPNFAQLLVMAKDEPARERLIVKLRTILAEDFPSIRGKVDRLFLGPPTGWPVQMRIMGPDRQEVRAIADQVKARFTANPMLGAIHDDWLEPVPAMKLVIDQDRARALGVTSQRVRQMLQTAMSGAPLDDFRDGEETVSIVAREPDASRSLLSAVNSVYVPTDFGGFVPVSQVAKVVPVMEQGIEWRRDRLPTITVRATLPDGVQPNDVVMKMYADMKDLRDSLPAGYNVEIQGGAEDAAESQMSIAAKAPIMLAVIIVLLMVQLQHFGKAMLVLATGPLGIIGAAAALLISGAPFGFVAILGVIALLGIIMRNSIILVDQIDQDIKAGMHRQEAIVGAAVRRFRPIMLTALTAVLALIPISRGVFWGPLAFAMMGGILVATVLTILVLPAGYALFFGREPKAKDEPGRDADAIQEEADDRHPPALAAE